One Helicobacter cetorum MIT 00-7128 DNA window includes the following coding sequences:
- the gltX gene encoding glutamate--tRNA ligase produces the protein MLRFAPSPTGDMHIGNLRAAIFNYIVAKQQNKPFLIRIEDTDKERNIEGKDQEILEILKLMGISWDKLVYQSHNLNYHRDMAEKLLKESKAFLCYASTEFLEQEKEKAKNEKRPFRYLDEWATLEKGNHNNPVVRLKAPQNAMSFNDVIKKEVKFEPYELDSFVLLRKDKSPTYNFACACDDLLYEISCIIRGEDHVSNTPKQILIQQALGSSNPITYAHLPIILDEISGKKMSKRDEASSVKWLLNQGFLPVAIVNYLITIGNKVPKEVFTLEEAIEWFNLENLSSSPAHFNLKYLKHLNHEHLKLLDDEKLLELTQIKDISLLGLLRLFIEESDTLLELKEKISLFLEPKDIVRTYENEDFKERCLVLFNVLKTMDFQAYSDFESFKKDSMNLSKLKGKDFFKPLRILLTGSSHGIELPLIFPYIQSHCKEILRLKA, from the coding sequence ATGCTTCGTTTTGCGCCTTCGCCTACAGGAGATATGCATATAGGGAATTTAAGAGCGGCTATTTTTAACTACATTGTGGCTAAACAACAAAACAAACCCTTTTTAATCCGCATTGAAGACACAGACAAAGAGCGAAACATTGAAGGAAAAGACCAAGAGATTTTAGAGATTTTAAAGCTTATGGGAATTTCTTGGGATAAATTAGTCTATCAAAGCCATAATTTAAATTATCATAGGGACATGGCAGAAAAATTACTTAAAGAAAGTAAGGCGTTTTTGTGTTATGCAAGCACGGAATTTCTAGAACAAGAGAAAGAAAAAGCCAAGAATGAAAAACGCCCTTTTAGGTATTTAGATGAGTGGGCGACTTTAGAAAAAGGTAATCATAATAACCCTGTTGTGCGTTTAAAAGCTCCGCAAAATGCCATGTCTTTTAATGATGTGATTAAAAAAGAAGTGAAATTTGAGCCTTATGAACTAGATTCTTTTGTGCTTTTAAGAAAAGATAAGAGTCCTACTTATAATTTTGCTTGTGCATGCGATGATTTGCTCTATGAAATTAGTTGTATTATTAGGGGCGAAGACCATGTGAGTAATACCCCTAAACAAATTCTCATTCAACAAGCTTTAGGTTCAAGTAATCCTATTACTTACGCTCATTTACCCATTATTTTAGATGAAATAAGTGGCAAAAAGATGAGTAAGAGAGATGAAGCATCAAGTGTGAAATGGCTCTTAAATCAAGGGTTCTTGCCGGTTGCGATTGTTAATTATCTTATCACTATCGGTAATAAAGTGCCTAAGGAAGTTTTTACTTTAGAAGAAGCGATAGAGTGGTTTAATTTAGAAAATCTTTCTAGCTCACCGGCGCATTTTAATTTGAAATACTTAAAGCATTTAAACCACGAGCATTTGAAACTTTTAGATGATGAAAAATTATTAGAACTTACCCAAATAAAGGATATTAGTCTCTTAGGGCTTTTAAGATTGTTTATAGAAGAGAGCGATACTCTTTTGGAATTAAAAGAAAAAATTTCGTTGTTTTTAGAGCCAAAGGATATTGTTAGAACTTATGAAAACGAAGATTTTAAAGAGCGTTGCTTAGTGCTTTTTAATGTTCTAAAAACTATGGATTTTCAAGCCTACAGCGATTTTGAAAGTTTCAAAAAAGATAGCATGAATTTAAGTAAGCTTAAGGGTAAGGACTTTTTCAAACCTTTACGCATTCTTTTAACCGGGAGCTCACATGGCATTGAATTACCTTTGATTTTTCCTTATATTCAAAGCCATTGTAAAGAAATCTTAAGGCTCAAAGCATGA
- the tilS gene encoding tRNA lysidine(34) synthetase TilS: protein MQDFKNYLEPLRESKNLLGFSGGIDSVFLFYLLVKENIGFDIALVDYNTQEKRLEIIKYAQKLAQTHHKKCYIHYASKITHNFEMQARKVRYDFFEELIKEHSYKHLILAHHLNDRLEWFLMQLSKGAGLNTLLSFQAFEKREQYSIIRPLLYTPKDKIKTLAKDLKFFEDGSNTSLKFKRNFFRKNYANSLMQNYSRGIIKSFKFLDKEKEQLYPSIEISQIHAITFFKHSQNSLFTLDKILKQKGYLLSFSQKEEIKRSFFSLEIAQKFIIENNNEHVFIAHKPPKILSMPKDFKDKARKLSIPKRLRPILYMEFLKQTLKIHDFLIDFKESLKGFNKLN from the coding sequence GTGCAAGATTTTAAAAATTATTTAGAGCCTTTAAGAGAGAGCAAGAATTTACTAGGTTTTTCTGGTGGAATTGATTCTGTTTTCTTGTTTTATCTCTTAGTCAAAGAAAACATTGGCTTTGACATCGCTTTAGTGGATTATAACACGCAAGAAAAACGCCTTGAAATCATTAAATACGCTCAAAAATTAGCTCAAACACACCATAAAAAATGCTACATTCATTACGCTTCTAAAATCACGCATAATTTTGAAATGCAAGCTAGAAAAGTGCGTTATGATTTTTTTGAAGAACTCATTAAAGAGCATTCTTACAAGCATTTGATTTTAGCACACCATTTAAATGATAGGCTAGAATGGTTTTTAATGCAACTAAGCAAGGGGGCTGGACTCAATACGCTTTTAAGCTTTCAAGCTTTTGAAAAAAGAGAGCAATACAGCATTATTCGCCCCTTACTCTACACCCCTAAAGACAAAATTAAAACACTCGCTAAAGATTTGAAATTTTTTGAAGATGGTTCTAACACTTCTCTAAAATTTAAACGCAATTTTTTTAGAAAAAATTACGCTAATTCCTTAATGCAAAATTATTCTAGGGGCATCATTAAGAGTTTTAAATTCTTAGACAAAGAAAAAGAACAGCTTTATCCTAGCATTGAGATTTCACAAATTCATGCGATTACTTTTTTCAAGCACTCACAAAATTCCCTTTTCACTTTAGATAAAATCTTAAAACAAAAGGGGTATTTACTCAGTTTTTCTCAAAAAGAAGAAATCAAACGCTCTTTTTTTAGCCTAGAAATCGCTCAAAAATTTATCATTGAAAATAATAACGAGCATGTTTTTATCGCCCATAAACCCCCTAAAATTTTAAGCATGCCAAAAGACTTTAAAGATAAGGCTAGAAAATTAAGCATTCCTAAACGCTTACGCCCCATTTTATATATGGAATTTTTAAAACAAACTCTTAAAATACATGATTTTTTGATAGATTTTAAAGAGAGTCTAAAGGGGTTTAACAAGCTTAATTAA